The following proteins come from a genomic window of Flavobacterium crocinum:
- the rpsR gene encoding 30S ribosomal protein S18, translated as MSTIEQSAKGKKDGDIRYLTPLNIETNKTKKYCRFKKSGIKYIDYKDADFLLKFVNEQGKILPRRLTGTSLKYQRKVSVAVKRARHLALMPYVADLLK; from the coding sequence ATGTCTACAATTGAGCAATCTGCAAAAGGAAAAAAAGACGGAGATATCAGATATTTAACGCCTTTAAACATTGAAACTAACAAAACTAAAAAGTATTGCCGTTTCAAAAAATCTGGAATCAAATACATCGATTATAAAGATGCTGATTTCTTATTGAAATTTGTTAATGAGCAAGGAAAAATTCTTCCTCGTCGTTTAACTGGAACTTCATTAAAATACCAAAGAAAAGTTTCTGTAGCTGTAAAAAGAGCTCGTCACTTAGCTTTAATGCCATACGTGGCCGATTTATTAAAATAA
- the rpsF gene encoding 30S ribosomal protein S6 has translation MNHYETVFILNPVLSEVQVKETVTKFEEFLTSRGAEMVSKEDWGLKKMAYEIQNKKSGFYHLFEFKVAGEVLLAFETEFRRDERVMRFLTVSLDKHAISWAERRRAKLKSTKA, from the coding sequence ATGAATCATTATGAAACTGTTTTCATTTTAAATCCCGTTTTATCTGAGGTTCAGGTGAAGGAAACAGTAACGAAATTTGAAGAATTTCTTACTAGTAGAGGAGCTGAAATGGTATCGAAAGAGGATTGGGGTCTTAAAAAAATGGCTTACGAAATCCAAAACAAAAAAAGTGGTTTTTACCATTTATTCGAATTCAAAGTAGCTGGAGAAGTTCTTTTAGCTTTTGAAACTGAATTCAGACGTGATGAAAGAGTTATGCGTTTCTTAACTGTAAGTTTAGATAAACATGCTATTTCATGGGCGGAGAGAAGAAGAGCTAAATTAAAATCTACTAAAGCGTAA
- the rplI gene encoding 50S ribosomal protein L9, whose translation MELILKQDVQNLGFKDDVVSVKPGYGRNFLIPQGFAILATPSAKKVLAENLKQRAHKEAKIVADAKSLAEAIKALEIKISAKAGGEKLFGSITNIDIAEALEKSGNAIDRKFITSGIVKRTGKYNASIRLHRDVIVELPYEIVAEK comes from the coding sequence ATGGAACTTATTTTAAAACAAGACGTACAAAACTTAGGATTTAAAGATGATGTAGTATCTGTAAAACCTGGTTACGGTCGTAACTTTTTAATTCCTCAGGGATTTGCAATTTTAGCAACTCCTTCTGCTAAAAAAGTTTTAGCTGAAAACCTAAAACAAAGAGCACACAAAGAAGCTAAAATTGTTGCTGATGCTAAATCTTTAGCTGAAGCTATTAAAGCTCTTGAAATTAAAATTAGCGCAAAAGCTGGTGGAGAGAAACTTTTTGGTTCTATCACTAACATTGATATCGCTGAAGCTTTAGAGAAATCTGGAAATGCTATCGATAGAAAATTCATCACTAGCGGTATCGTTAAACGTACTGGAAAATACAATGCAAGCATCCGTTTACACAGAGATGTAATCGTTGAATTACCATACGAAATCGTTGCTGAAAAGTAA
- a CDS encoding LytR/AlgR family response regulator transcription factor, with product MKLNCVVVDDSSIQRTIIAKLVNNHPGLHLIGDFSNAIEAKSCISLNNIDLIFLDIEMPVINGFDFLDGLKSKPQIIFITSKAEYALKAFDYDATDYLQKPIAVDRFNASVKRAIDMHLLKKDVKEEEGEHIFIKSNLKKLKIFTSKIKWIEAFGDYVRVVTEDDSNLVLSTMKSFENDLSKDKFIRVHKSYIINIDKVERFNSKFAEIGITKIPLSRNKKEDLVKALSTPS from the coding sequence ATGAAACTAAATTGTGTTGTTGTAGATGATAGTTCTATACAGAGGACAATTATTGCCAAATTGGTTAATAATCACCCAGGCCTGCATTTAATTGGTGACTTTTCCAATGCAATTGAAGCAAAAAGTTGTATCTCCTTAAATAATATTGACCTAATATTTCTTGATATAGAAATGCCTGTTATCAATGGTTTTGATTTCCTTGACGGACTAAAATCAAAACCGCAAATTATATTTATCACTTCTAAAGCAGAATATGCTTTAAAAGCTTTTGATTACGATGCTACTGATTATCTTCAGAAGCCAATTGCTGTTGACCGTTTCAATGCTTCAGTCAAAAGAGCAATCGATATGCATTTGCTTAAAAAAGATGTCAAAGAAGAAGAAGGCGAACATATCTTCATCAAAAGTAATTTAAAAAAGCTTAAAATCTTCACTTCAAAAATAAAATGGATTGAGGCTTTTGGTGATTATGTGAGAGTCGTAACAGAAGACGACAGCAACTTAGTGTTATCTACAATGAAATCTTTTGAGAATGATTTATCAAAAGACAAATTCATTCGTGTTCACAAATCATACATTATTAATATAGATAAGGTAGAACGTTTTAATAGTAAATTTGCCGAAATAGGTATTACAAAAATACCTTTAAGCCGCAATAAAAAAGAAGATTTAGTAAAAGCACTTTCTACTCCTTCTTAA
- a CDS encoding DUF6495 family protein encodes MKYARLTKEQFDELHAEFASFLATQAIDRKEWEELKENKPEVAEQELDVFSDLIWEGVLSRAEYLEHFSKNHIFLFHCFDAYIQSIVLKSLSAETDFLTKEGLQWLSDNMFTDNIEMKVGKKVFADERNTSIFELIKQGAFLSDGQLFNQINTIIES; translated from the coding sequence ATGAAATACGCAAGACTAACAAAAGAGCAGTTTGATGAATTGCATGCTGAATTTGCAAGTTTTTTAGCCACTCAGGCAATAGATAGAAAAGAATGGGAAGAGCTTAAAGAGAATAAGCCAGAAGTAGCAGAACAGGAGCTGGATGTGTTCTCAGATCTGATTTGGGAAGGAGTATTGTCCAGAGCAGAGTATTTAGAGCATTTTTCGAAAAATCATATCTTTTTGTTTCATTGTTTTGATGCTTACATACAATCAATTGTTTTAAAATCTCTTTCTGCTGAAACTGATTTTTTAACTAAAGAAGGACTTCAGTGGTTAAGTGATAATATGTTTACAGATAATATTGAAATGAAAGTAGGCAAGAAGGTATTTGCTGACGAAAGAAATACTTCGATTTTTGAATTGATTAAACAAGGAGCATTTTTAAGCGACGGACAATTATTTAATCAAATTAATACCATTATTGAGTCGTAA